GGATCGTCGCTGCTGCCGTCCATCGATGCGGGCGCGCAGGCAACCCGGCAACGCGGCTTGGGCATTCCCGAGGTCGGGCCGCCGACCGTGCTCTACAACCTCTTCGTCGGGCAGATTCAGGCGCAATACACGTTCGATATTTTCGGGGCGGCGCGCTTTGCGAATGCATCGCTTGCCGCGCAAGTCGACCAGCAAGCCTTTCAACTCGATGCCGCGCGCCGCGCGCTCGCCGCGAATATCGTGACGGGCGCGATCGGTGCGGCGGCATTGCATGCACAGATCGACGTGACCGAACGCCTGATCGCGCTCGCCGCCGACGATGCGCACGACGCCGAACGCCGCTATGCGCTCGGCTCGGCATCGCGCGCCGAGATGTTCAGCGCACAGCAAAACGCGGCGTCGCTTGCCGCCCAATTGCCGGGCTTGCGCGCGCAATGGCTCGCGACACGTCACGCGCTCGCGGTCCTGCTCGGACGCACGCCCGACCGCGCCCCCGACGACCTCGATCTCGCGAGCCTCACCGTGCCCGCCGATGTGCCCGTGGTCCTGCCCTCCGAGTTGCTGCAGACGCGCCCCGATATACAAGCCGCCGACGCCGCATTGAAAGCGGCCGCCGCGCAAGTGGGCGTGGCGACGGCGCAGTTGTTCCCGAGCTTGTCGCTCTCCGCGTCGATGGGCAAAGGCGGCTTTAGCTGGCCGACGGCGCTGTCCGGTGCGGGCGCGTTATGGAGCGTGGGCGCATCGCTGTCGCAGCCGATCTTTCATGGCGGCGCGCTACTCGCGCAACGGCGCGCGGCCATCGCCGCTTACGACGCCGCCGTCGATCAATACAAGCAGACCGTGCTGGCCGCGTTCCAGAACGTCGCGAATACGCTGGCCTCGCTCGAAACGGATAGCGAAGCGCTCGCCTTCGCCGATACCGCGAGCAGCAAGGCGCGTGATGTATCGGCGGATGCGGCCGCGCGCGTGCGGCTCGGCGCGATCCCGCCGCGCGCCGCACGCGGCAGCGAGCAGCAGTACCTCAACGCGCGCCTCTCGACCATCCGCGCCAGCAGCGCGCGCATGAGCGACACGGCTGCGTTGTTTCAGGCGATGGGCTCGCCGCTCGCGTCGGGCGCGAGTTTGTCGCAGGCGGACGGCGCTGATCGCTGATCGCTGATCGCTGATTCTCTCGCCTAACGCGCGATGCCGGCCGCGACACTCGGCGGAACGTACTTGAGCTTGGATATCTCGCACGCCTTCGCGCCATCGCCGATGACCTTGAACTGCTGGCCGCTCAGCAAGGTGTCGGCGTGATTGTAGTCGGCGAATCTAAACGGACTATCGATCAGCGTGCTTTGAAACTCCACCAGAAAGGGAATGTCGGCTTCGGGCCGAAGCGTTGATTCGGGCAGCATTGCGAGCACGCATACTTCCTTGTTGAAGGCTTCGACGGCCAATTGCTTAAGCCAGTCCGACCTGATCTCCTGGCCGCGCGCCTTGTACCAGAAAGTGATCTTCGCCCAGGCCCATGAAACGATGGCGTCATGAAGCGGACCGGGATAGCGTTTCGCAAGAGGCTCGATTGCCGTTACGTCGTTACTGTGGCTTTTCTTGTCGGGTTGCAACGCGTCAGCGACTGCTTGCGTGTTGATCGACTCATGCCGCATGAAGCGATCGACGTTAGGCTTGGTTTCCGACGCAGCAGCCGGAACGTTCGCGCCGGAAGCCCTGGAAAGCGCATCCTTGTTGCATGCGCGCATATGCAGGGCGCATGTCGTCACATCGGTGAAACGCTGATTCGTCGGAAACTTCTTGTTCAGATAGATCGTTTCGAAGCCGTGTCCGGCAATGGCTTCCAGAAGCGGCGTATCGCTCCATGCAAGCCCGAACGGAACGGTAATGTTGCCGCTCAAAGGCCGAGGAATTGGCTCGCTTCGCACTTTATTCATCTTGCGAATCATCCAGTCGAGCCCGTCGATTACGCGGTCCTTCTTGTTCGTCACATAGCTCGTTTTGTCGGTCCCGCCCGTCTCTGTCGCGATCCAGCCCGCCGCAACGCCAAGTCCCACGACTGCGAGCCGGCCATCGAGGGAAATATGCTCGTCCCTCAAGGTTTTGACAGTGCGATCGACTGCCGTATTTGCGTAAAGCGTTCCCTGAGAGTGAGCTACGATCAGAACATCGTGACCATTGCGTAACGACCGGGTGAGATCGGTTTTGTCGGCGGCATTCTGCACGCCGATCGCTTCGCTAGTTGGCATATGGTCGAGGATCTCCTGAATCGGTCCCTGCGACCGATAAAGCATCTGCTCTTCGAGCAACTTCCTCTTCTCGTAGGCTCGGGCCAGATAAATCGAAAACAAGGCTTCGGCTTCGGGCTTGATGGTCGATTCCGTGCGGTCACGTTCTCGGGCCTTCTGAATGAACACCTCTTCGAGATTGCTGTACTTGTCATGGTGATACAGCAGAATCATGTCAATCGACAATTCCGGAGCGCCCAACGTCACGAGCCGGTCCCGTGCCAGCTTCGCGTGAGCGACGGCTTCATCGGAACGTGTCAGCACGCCATTCGAAAACGCGAGGTCCAGCGGTCTTGCGTTTGCATCCAGCACGAGGAGAAGAACAATGCACACGAACCATGACCCATGCCTGATTGTTCGCATTGCGATGTCCCCCGGAATAGACAGCAAGAAGAAGAGAAATTCTTCCGACGAAATCTGGACCGACGCGATTGAGAGTTCTTTATAGAAGCATCGTCGGGCCGGTACCCGAACCGGCTGCTCGATGAAAGCGCATTCTATTGAGTTATCGTTCGATTGACCATCCAATCCGCCGAACGTCTTTAGACACGCCTTTAACCGGCGCGCCGGATCTACACTAGGCGCATGCCATTCGTCCACGACACCATGCTGCATCGCGAAGACGCGTCCCAAGCCCCGCAAGACCCCGCCCTTCTGCGCCGATTGTTGCGCGCCAAGGATCGCATGGATGCCGCGTCGCACGAAGCGTGGACGGTCAGCCGTCTCGCCAGCGTCAGCGGCGTCTCGGAAGCGCATTTCGCGCGCTCGTTCAAGCGCGCCTTCGGCATTCCGCCGCATCGCTATCTGCTGACGCGGCGCATCGAGCAGGCGACGACGCTCCTGCGCGACACCGATCTCAGCATCACCGACATCGCCTTCGCAACCGGCTGGGAAAGTCTCGGCACGTTCGGCCGCATCTTCCGCGACATCACCGGCCGCAGCCCCGGCGAGATGCGCACCGAAGCACGTGCCGAGGCGCGCGCCGGCAACGCACAGCTTGATCGCGTGCCCGCGTGCGTGCTCAAGGCCGCGCAGCGCCCCGATCTGACGATCGCAGTTTTGGAGAAGCGGCGCCGCGTGAAGAAAGATAAAGTCCGCCCATCAACCAAGGAGGCGATATGAACGACGGTATCAGCGTAGTGGGCTTGTATGTCGACGATCAGGACGCGGCGCTCGCGTTCTACGTCGATAAACTCGGGTTCCGCGTCCACACGGACGTGCGTAACGGTACATATCGATGGCTCACGGTCCAGCATCCGGACCAGCCATCGTTCCAGCTCGGCTTGTTCGCGCCGGGTGCGCCCATCCATGACGACGCCACCGCGCAAACCCTGCGCGCGATGGTCGCCAAAGGCGCGATGCCGCCGCTCGTGCTCGCGGTAAGCGATTGCCGCGCGGCCTACGAACGGCTCGCGGCGAAGGGCGTTGAGTTCACGCAGGAGCCGGTCGAGCGCTTCGGCAGCGTCGATGCCGGCTTCCGCGATCCCGCGGGCAACGGCTGGAAGATGATCCAGGCGCCGCGCCGCGAAAAATAGACGCGCTCAGTTCTTGTCCGCGACGACCTGATCGAACGTGCCGCCATCGGCGAAATGCGTCTGTTGCGCCTTTTGGAAGTTGCCGAACATCTGTTCGACCGTGAACGTCTTGAGCGGCCTGAACTCGTTCGCATGTTTCGCGAGCACGGCGGCATTACGCGGACGCAAATGATGTTGCGCGATGATCTCCTGCGCGGCGGGCGTGTACAGGAAGTCGAGATAAGCCTGCGCCTGCTTGCGCGTGCCGCGCTTGTCCACCACCTTGTCGACGATCGACACCGGCGGCTCCGCAAGCAGACTCACCGACGGATACACCGCCTCGAAATCCTTCGCGCCGGGTCCCGCGCTCATCAGCCCGACTTCGTTTTCGAACGTAACGAGCACGTCGCCGATGCCGCGCTGCGTGAAGGTCGTCGTCGCGCCGCGTCCGCCCGTGTCGAGCACCGGCACGTTCTTGAAGATGGCTTTCTCGAAGTCCTGCACCTGCGCATCGCTTGCGCCCTGCTGCTTCTTGTAACCCCACGCGGCGAGATACGCATAGCGGCCGTTGCCCGAGGTCTTCGGATTGGCGATCACCACTTGCACGCCCGGCCGCGCGAGATCGCTCCAGTCCTTGATGTTCTTGGGATTGCCCTTGTGGACGAGGAACACCATCGTCGTGGTGTAGGGCGCGCTCGAATCGGGCAGGCGCGTGCGCCAGTTCGCGGGCACGAGCTGGCCGCGTTCGGCAAGCAGGTCGATGTCGTTGGGCTGGTTCATCGTCACGACGTCGGCTTGCAGGCCTTGCGTCACCGAAAGCGCCTGCGCGCTCGATGCACCATGCGACTGCCGCACCGAAACCGTCTCGCCCGTTTTCTTCGCGTAGTCCGCGACGAATGCGGAGTCGATGTCCTTGTAGAGTTCGCGCGTCACGTCGTACGACACGTTGAGCAGCGTGGTCTCCGCATGCGCGATGCCCGCCATGCTCGTGATTGCGAACGCGACTCCGACCAGAAGCTTTTTATATACCGCCATTTTTTCTCCAGTGACAGGGAAAACATTACACAACGAACAAAGGCCGCGCGAAGGCGGCCATTCATGCTTTAGATCCTTCGCGAAGAAGGCGTCAACCGTAGGCGCGATTCTCCTCTTCTTCATATTCCGGCGATACCCGCCGCGCCAGCGTCTCGACGAAGTGCCGCGCAAGCGGCCACGGACCGAAGCCCGCCGCCGTGTTGATATGCCCCGCGTCGCCAAGATTCACGAACGCGCTGTTCCAACGCTGCGCGAGCGTGCGCGCTTCGTCGAGCGGCATCCACGGATCGGTCTCGCTGCCGACGACAAGCGACAGCGTATCGAGCCGCCGCGCACTGAACCCGCCCGCGAAACGGAACTTCGCGGGACTCGCCGGTGCGACGAACAACACGCCCTTCACGCGCGACATCAACGAAACCCTTTTCGCGTGCGTGAGCGCATGCGCCGTCGCGAGGCATCCGAAGCTGTGCGCGGCCAGCACGACAGGACCGTCGATGCGCGCGAGCGTATCGTGTACGGCATCGCTCCATGTGTCGAGATGCGGCACGTCCCAGGCGCGCTGCTCCACGCGCTGCGCAGCCGGCATCTCGCCTTCGAGCCAGCTCTGCCAGTGCGCATCCTCGCTACCGTAAAGACCGGGCACGGTCACGAGCGTGACGGACGACAACGATGACACTCCTTCTCGTGCATGCTCCGCGTTGCGCTCGCTCATGATGGTTTCTCGCCGCGACGTGAATCGACGCAAATTGATCAGCCTTCATTCTCGGCGAGCGCAGGAGCGTGGCTAACCAATATTTCGTCATTTGTTTATGGGAATCGCGCCGCCGCGCGCCGCTATAATCGCTGCACGCCGTAACCGGACGTCCATTCTTCCTCCATGCCTACCCGCCGCCCCGCCCGCCCGGCTGTCTCGCCCGATTCGCCCATTCCGCTCTACGCGCAGATCAAGGACACCTTGCGCGCGGACATTCTCGATGGCCGTTACGCGCCGCACAGCCGCATGCCATCGGAAAGCGAATTGCAGACGATGTTCGATGTCAGCCGCATCACCATTCGTCAGGCGCTCGGCGATCTGCAAAAGGAAGGGCTCATTTTCAAGGTGCACGGCAAGGGCTCGTTCGTCTCGCAACCGAAG
This portion of the Caballeronia insecticola genome encodes:
- a CDS encoding efflux transporter outer membrane subunit — translated: MNRTHALIAACALLGACSFGRDGKPPAMPQPAHYGAQPQPDTSVTAEGAAQRFVTGAKPVPEWWKLYRSDALDALVDEGLRASPSLAAADKSLVAAREQLRAQVGSSLLPSIDAGAQATRQRGLGIPEVGPPTVLYNLFVGQIQAQYTFDIFGAARFANASLAAQVDQQAFQLDAARRALAANIVTGAIGAAALHAQIDVTERLIALAADDAHDAERRYALGSASRAEMFSAQQNAASLAAQLPGLRAQWLATRHALAVLLGRTPDRAPDDLDLASLTVPADVPVVLPSELLQTRPDIQAADAALKAAAAQVGVATAQLFPSLSLSASMGKGGFSWPTALSGAGALWSVGASLSQPIFHGGALLAQRRAAIAAYDAAVDQYKQTVLAAFQNVANTLASLETDSEALAFADTASSKARDVSADAAARVRLGAIPPRAARGSEQQYLNARLSTIRASSARMSDTAALFQAMGSPLASGASLSQADGADR
- a CDS encoding helix-turn-helix domain-containing protein gives rise to the protein MPFVHDTMLHREDASQAPQDPALLRRLLRAKDRMDAASHEAWTVSRLASVSGVSEAHFARSFKRAFGIPPHRYLLTRRIEQATTLLRDTDLSITDIAFATGWESLGTFGRIFRDITGRSPGEMRTEARAEARAGNAQLDRVPACVLKAAQRPDLTIAVLEKRRRVKKDKVRPSTKEAI
- a CDS encoding VOC family protein, with the protein product MNDGISVVGLYVDDQDAALAFYVDKLGFRVHTDVRNGTYRWLTVQHPDQPSFQLGLFAPGAPIHDDATAQTLRAMVAKGAMPPLVLAVSDCRAAYERLAAKGVEFTQEPVERFGSVDAGFRDPAGNGWKMIQAPRREK
- a CDS encoding sulfate ABC transporter substrate-binding protein, whose translation is MAVYKKLLVGVAFAITSMAGIAHAETTLLNVSYDVTRELYKDIDSAFVADYAKKTGETVSVRQSHGASSAQALSVTQGLQADVVTMNQPNDIDLLAERGQLVPANWRTRLPDSSAPYTTTMVFLVHKGNPKNIKDWSDLARPGVQVVIANPKTSGNGRYAYLAAWGYKKQQGASDAQVQDFEKAIFKNVPVLDTGGRGATTTFTQRGIGDVLVTFENEVGLMSAGPGAKDFEAVYPSVSLLAEPPVSIVDKVVDKRGTRKQAQAYLDFLYTPAAQEIIAQHHLRPRNAAVLAKHANEFRPLKTFTVEQMFGNFQKAQQTHFADGGTFDQVVADKN
- a CDS encoding RBBP9/YdeN family alpha/beta hydrolase codes for the protein MSERNAEHAREGVSSLSSVTLVTVPGLYGSEDAHWQSWLEGEMPAAQRVEQRAWDVPHLDTWSDAVHDTLARIDGPVVLAAHSFGCLATAHALTHAKRVSLMSRVKGVLFVAPASPAKFRFAGGFSARRLDTLSLVVGSETDPWMPLDEARTLAQRWNSAFVNLGDAGHINTAAGFGPWPLARHFVETLARRVSPEYEEEENRAYG